The proteins below come from a single Oncorhynchus tshawytscha isolate Ot180627B linkage group LG22, Otsh_v2.0, whole genome shotgun sequence genomic window:
- the LOC112221946 gene encoding microphthalmia-associated transcription factor isoform X3, which produces MQAESGIVPDFEVGEEFQEEPKTYYELKSQPLKKNSNPSDQPCSSSKPPLGSSTTTSRILLRQQLMREQLQEQERREQQRRQASSTSQYPKITAAHNRTHGQTPAINVSAPPSLPPASQLPMEVLKVQTHLENPTKYHIQQAQQQQVKRYLGKIGSLPCPNQPADHGGMPPGQGNSAPNSPMALLTLNINCEKEMDDVIDDIISLESSYNDDILGLMDPQLQMANTITVNTNLLDLYGNQGMPPPGLAINSCPAILPNIKREYSVSQSPAVMHMDKSESFGKFDNYQRPEGYPVEVRAMAKERQKKDNHNLIERRRRFNINDRIKELGTMIPKSSDPDMRWNKGTILKASVDYIRKLQREQQGAKELENRQKKLEHINRHLMMRIQELEMQARAHGLTTDSSALCSAELSARGIKQEPALGDFHQDLYPVDPQHQHHPACTPDQVQSTTLELNDEACPYTEGHGGISGELRMDDTLSPVGGGDPLLSSVSPGASKDSSCSGSISMEENDHGC; this is translated from the exons TAATCCTTCAGACCAGCCATGCTCATCTTCCAAGCCCCCATTGGGCTCCTCGACCACAACATCACGGATCCTGCTGCGGCAGCAGTTGATGCGAGAGCAGCTCCAGGAGCAGGAGCGGCGGGAGCAGCAGAGACGCCAGGCCTCCTCCACCTCACAGTACCCCAAGATCACCGCCGCCCACAATCGCACGCACGGCCAGACACCGGCCATCAATGTCAGCGCTCCTCCCAGCCTGCCCCCCGCATCCCAGCTGCCCATGGAGGTGCTGAAG gtGCAAACTCACCTGGAGAACCCCACCAAGTACCACATTCAGCAGGCCCAGCAGCAGCAGGTGAAGCGCTACCTGGGCAAGATTGGCTCCCTGCCCTGCCCTAACCAGCCCGCTGACCACGGGGGCATGCCTCCGGGGCAGGGCAACAGTGCCCCCAACAGCCCCATGGCCTTACTCACCCTCAACATCAACTGCGAGAAAGAG ATGGATGATGTCATTGATGACATAATTAGTCTGGAATCTAGTTATAACGATGATATCCTTGGATTAATGGACCCGCAGCTTCAGATGGCCAATACG ATCACTGTCAACACTAACCTCTTGGATCTGTATGGTAACCAGGGCATGCCCCCTCCAGGACTGGCCATCAACTCCTGCCCCGCCATCTTGCCCAACATCAAAAGGGAAtactcag TTTCCCAATCTCCGGCCGTTATGCACATGGACAAGTCAGAATCATTTGGCAAGTTTGACAACTATCAGAGGCCTGAAGGGTATCCTGTAG AGGTCAGGGCAATGGCAAAGGAAAGACAGAAGAAGGATAACCATAATTTGA TTGAGAGAAGACGGAGGTTTAACATCAATGACCGGATCAAAGAACTGGGAACCATGATTCCAAAATCAAGTGATCC GGATATGCGTTGGAACAAAGGCACCATTCTCAAGGCGTCGGTGGATTACATCAGGAAGCTACAGCGGGAGCAACAGGGGGCCAAAGAGCTGGAGAACAGGCAGAAGAAGCTGGAGCACATCAATAGACACCTGATGATGCGGATACAG GAGTTGGAGATGCAGGCTCGTGCCCATGGTCTGACCACAGACTCGTCTGCCCTCTGCTCAGCGGAGCTCTCAGCCCGGGGCATCAAACAGGAGCCAGCCCTGGGAGATTTCCACCAGGATCTGTACCCTGTCGACCCCCAGCACCAACACCACCCAGCCTGCACTCCAGACCAGGTTCAGTCCACCACCTTGGAGCTCAATGATGAAGCCTGTCCCTACACCGAGGGCCACGGGGGAATCTCAGGCGAGCTCCGGATGGACGACACCTTGTCCCCGGTGGGAGGGGGAGAccccctgctctcctctgtctcgCCCGGAGCCTCTAAGGACAGCAGCTGCTCAGGCAGCATAAGCATGGAAGAGAACGACCATGGCTGTTAG
- the LOC112221946 gene encoding microphthalmia-associated transcription factor isoform X1 — MQAESGIVPDFEVGEEFQEEPKTYYELKSQPLKKNSNPSDQPCSSSKPPLGSSTTTSRILLRQQLMREQLQEQERREQQRRQASSTSQYPKITAAHNRTHGQTPAINVSAPPSLPPASQLPMEVLKVQTHLENPTKYHIQQAQQQQVKRYLGKIGSLPCPNQPADHGGMPPGQGNSAPNSPMALLTLNINCEKEMDDVIDDIISLESSYNDDILGLMDPQLQMANTITVNTNLLDLYGNQGMPPPGLAINSCPAILPNIKREYSVSQSPAVMHMDKSESFGKFDNYQRPEGYPVEAEVRAMAKERQKKDNHNLIERRRRFNINDRIKELGTMIPKSSDPDMRWNKGTILKASVDYIRKLQREQQGAKELENRQKKLEHINRHLMMRIQELEMQARAHGLTTDSSALCSAELSARGIKQEPALGDFHQDLYPVDPQHQHHPACTPDQVQSTTLELNDEACPYTEGHGGISGELRMDDTLSPVGGGDPLLSSVSPGASKDSSCSGSISMEENDHGC, encoded by the exons TAATCCTTCAGACCAGCCATGCTCATCTTCCAAGCCCCCATTGGGCTCCTCGACCACAACATCACGGATCCTGCTGCGGCAGCAGTTGATGCGAGAGCAGCTCCAGGAGCAGGAGCGGCGGGAGCAGCAGAGACGCCAGGCCTCCTCCACCTCACAGTACCCCAAGATCACCGCCGCCCACAATCGCACGCACGGCCAGACACCGGCCATCAATGTCAGCGCTCCTCCCAGCCTGCCCCCCGCATCCCAGCTGCCCATGGAGGTGCTGAAG gtGCAAACTCACCTGGAGAACCCCACCAAGTACCACATTCAGCAGGCCCAGCAGCAGCAGGTGAAGCGCTACCTGGGCAAGATTGGCTCCCTGCCCTGCCCTAACCAGCCCGCTGACCACGGGGGCATGCCTCCGGGGCAGGGCAACAGTGCCCCCAACAGCCCCATGGCCTTACTCACCCTCAACATCAACTGCGAGAAAGAG ATGGATGATGTCATTGATGACATAATTAGTCTGGAATCTAGTTATAACGATGATATCCTTGGATTAATGGACCCGCAGCTTCAGATGGCCAATACG ATCACTGTCAACACTAACCTCTTGGATCTGTATGGTAACCAGGGCATGCCCCCTCCAGGACTGGCCATCAACTCCTGCCCCGCCATCTTGCCCAACATCAAAAGGGAAtactcag TTTCCCAATCTCCGGCCGTTATGCACATGGACAAGTCAGAATCATTTGGCAAGTTTGACAACTATCAGAGGCCTGAAGGGTATCCTGTAG AAGCAGAGGTCAGGGCAATGGCAAAGGAAAGACAGAAGAAGGATAACCATAATTTGA TTGAGAGAAGACGGAGGTTTAACATCAATGACCGGATCAAAGAACTGGGAACCATGATTCCAAAATCAAGTGATCC GGATATGCGTTGGAACAAAGGCACCATTCTCAAGGCGTCGGTGGATTACATCAGGAAGCTACAGCGGGAGCAACAGGGGGCCAAAGAGCTGGAGAACAGGCAGAAGAAGCTGGAGCACATCAATAGACACCTGATGATGCGGATACAG GAGTTGGAGATGCAGGCTCGTGCCCATGGTCTGACCACAGACTCGTCTGCCCTCTGCTCAGCGGAGCTCTCAGCCCGGGGCATCAAACAGGAGCCAGCCCTGGGAGATTTCCACCAGGATCTGTACCCTGTCGACCCCCAGCACCAACACCACCCAGCCTGCACTCCAGACCAGGTTCAGTCCACCACCTTGGAGCTCAATGATGAAGCCTGTCCCTACACCGAGGGCCACGGGGGAATCTCAGGCGAGCTCCGGATGGACGACACCTTGTCCCCGGTGGGAGGGGGAGAccccctgctctcctctgtctcgCCCGGAGCCTCTAAGGACAGCAGCTGCTCAGGCAGCATAAGCATGGAAGAGAACGACCATGGCTGTTAG
- the LOC112221946 gene encoding microphthalmia-associated transcription factor isoform X2 produces MQAESGIVPDFEVGEEFQEEPKTYYELKSQPLKKNSNPSDQPCSSSKPPLGSSTTTSRILLRQQLMREQLQEQERREQQRRQASSTSQYPKITAAHNRTHGQTPAINVSAPPSLPPASQLPMEVLKVQTHLENPTKYHIQQAQQQQVKRYLGKIGSLPCPNQPADHGGMPPGQGNSAPNSPMALLTLNINCEKEMDDVIDDIISLESSYNDDILGLMDPQLQMANTITVNTNLLDLYGNQGMPPPGLAINSCPAILPNIKREYSVSQSPAVMHMDKSESFGKFDNYQRPEGYPVAEVRAMAKERQKKDNHNLIERRRRFNINDRIKELGTMIPKSSDPDMRWNKGTILKASVDYIRKLQREQQGAKELENRQKKLEHINRHLMMRIQELEMQARAHGLTTDSSALCSAELSARGIKQEPALGDFHQDLYPVDPQHQHHPACTPDQVQSTTLELNDEACPYTEGHGGISGELRMDDTLSPVGGGDPLLSSVSPGASKDSSCSGSISMEENDHGC; encoded by the exons TAATCCTTCAGACCAGCCATGCTCATCTTCCAAGCCCCCATTGGGCTCCTCGACCACAACATCACGGATCCTGCTGCGGCAGCAGTTGATGCGAGAGCAGCTCCAGGAGCAGGAGCGGCGGGAGCAGCAGAGACGCCAGGCCTCCTCCACCTCACAGTACCCCAAGATCACCGCCGCCCACAATCGCACGCACGGCCAGACACCGGCCATCAATGTCAGCGCTCCTCCCAGCCTGCCCCCCGCATCCCAGCTGCCCATGGAGGTGCTGAAG gtGCAAACTCACCTGGAGAACCCCACCAAGTACCACATTCAGCAGGCCCAGCAGCAGCAGGTGAAGCGCTACCTGGGCAAGATTGGCTCCCTGCCCTGCCCTAACCAGCCCGCTGACCACGGGGGCATGCCTCCGGGGCAGGGCAACAGTGCCCCCAACAGCCCCATGGCCTTACTCACCCTCAACATCAACTGCGAGAAAGAG ATGGATGATGTCATTGATGACATAATTAGTCTGGAATCTAGTTATAACGATGATATCCTTGGATTAATGGACCCGCAGCTTCAGATGGCCAATACG ATCACTGTCAACACTAACCTCTTGGATCTGTATGGTAACCAGGGCATGCCCCCTCCAGGACTGGCCATCAACTCCTGCCCCGCCATCTTGCCCAACATCAAAAGGGAAtactcag TTTCCCAATCTCCGGCCGTTATGCACATGGACAAGTCAGAATCATTTGGCAAGTTTGACAACTATCAGAGGCCTGAAGGGTATCCTGTAG CAGAGGTCAGGGCAATGGCAAAGGAAAGACAGAAGAAGGATAACCATAATTTGA TTGAGAGAAGACGGAGGTTTAACATCAATGACCGGATCAAAGAACTGGGAACCATGATTCCAAAATCAAGTGATCC GGATATGCGTTGGAACAAAGGCACCATTCTCAAGGCGTCGGTGGATTACATCAGGAAGCTACAGCGGGAGCAACAGGGGGCCAAAGAGCTGGAGAACAGGCAGAAGAAGCTGGAGCACATCAATAGACACCTGATGATGCGGATACAG GAGTTGGAGATGCAGGCTCGTGCCCATGGTCTGACCACAGACTCGTCTGCCCTCTGCTCAGCGGAGCTCTCAGCCCGGGGCATCAAACAGGAGCCAGCCCTGGGAGATTTCCACCAGGATCTGTACCCTGTCGACCCCCAGCACCAACACCACCCAGCCTGCACTCCAGACCAGGTTCAGTCCACCACCTTGGAGCTCAATGATGAAGCCTGTCCCTACACCGAGGGCCACGGGGGAATCTCAGGCGAGCTCCGGATGGACGACACCTTGTCCCCGGTGGGAGGGGGAGAccccctgctctcctctgtctcgCCCGGAGCCTCTAAGGACAGCAGCTGCTCAGGCAGCATAAGCATGGAAGAGAACGACCATGGCTGTTAG
- the LOC112221946 gene encoding microphthalmia-associated transcription factor isoform X4, whose amino-acid sequence MQAESGIVPDFEVGEEFQEEPKTYYELKSQPLKKNSNPSDQPCSSSKPPLGSSTTTSRILLRQQLMREQLQEQERREQQRRQASSTSQYPKITAAHNRTHGQTPAINVSAPPSLPPASQLPMEVLKVQTHLENPTKYHIQQAQQQQVKRYLGKIGSLPCPNQPADHGGMPPGQGNSAPNSPMALLTLNINCEKEMDDVIDDIISLESSYNDDILGLMDPQLQMANTGMPPPGLAINSCPAILPNIKREYSVSQSPAVMHMDKSESFGKFDNYQRPEGYPVEAEVRAMAKERQKKDNHNLIERRRRFNINDRIKELGTMIPKSSDPDMRWNKGTILKASVDYIRKLQREQQGAKELENRQKKLEHINRHLMMRIQELEMQARAHGLTTDSSALCSAELSARGIKQEPALGDFHQDLYPVDPQHQHHPACTPDQVQSTTLELNDEACPYTEGHGGISGELRMDDTLSPVGGGDPLLSSVSPGASKDSSCSGSISMEENDHGC is encoded by the exons TAATCCTTCAGACCAGCCATGCTCATCTTCCAAGCCCCCATTGGGCTCCTCGACCACAACATCACGGATCCTGCTGCGGCAGCAGTTGATGCGAGAGCAGCTCCAGGAGCAGGAGCGGCGGGAGCAGCAGAGACGCCAGGCCTCCTCCACCTCACAGTACCCCAAGATCACCGCCGCCCACAATCGCACGCACGGCCAGACACCGGCCATCAATGTCAGCGCTCCTCCCAGCCTGCCCCCCGCATCCCAGCTGCCCATGGAGGTGCTGAAG gtGCAAACTCACCTGGAGAACCCCACCAAGTACCACATTCAGCAGGCCCAGCAGCAGCAGGTGAAGCGCTACCTGGGCAAGATTGGCTCCCTGCCCTGCCCTAACCAGCCCGCTGACCACGGGGGCATGCCTCCGGGGCAGGGCAACAGTGCCCCCAACAGCCCCATGGCCTTACTCACCCTCAACATCAACTGCGAGAAAGAG ATGGATGATGTCATTGATGACATAATTAGTCTGGAATCTAGTTATAACGATGATATCCTTGGATTAATGGACCCGCAGCTTCAGATGGCCAATACG GGCATGCCCCCTCCAGGACTGGCCATCAACTCCTGCCCCGCCATCTTGCCCAACATCAAAAGGGAAtactcag TTTCCCAATCTCCGGCCGTTATGCACATGGACAAGTCAGAATCATTTGGCAAGTTTGACAACTATCAGAGGCCTGAAGGGTATCCTGTAG AAGCAGAGGTCAGGGCAATGGCAAAGGAAAGACAGAAGAAGGATAACCATAATTTGA TTGAGAGAAGACGGAGGTTTAACATCAATGACCGGATCAAAGAACTGGGAACCATGATTCCAAAATCAAGTGATCC GGATATGCGTTGGAACAAAGGCACCATTCTCAAGGCGTCGGTGGATTACATCAGGAAGCTACAGCGGGAGCAACAGGGGGCCAAAGAGCTGGAGAACAGGCAGAAGAAGCTGGAGCACATCAATAGACACCTGATGATGCGGATACAG GAGTTGGAGATGCAGGCTCGTGCCCATGGTCTGACCACAGACTCGTCTGCCCTCTGCTCAGCGGAGCTCTCAGCCCGGGGCATCAAACAGGAGCCAGCCCTGGGAGATTTCCACCAGGATCTGTACCCTGTCGACCCCCAGCACCAACACCACCCAGCCTGCACTCCAGACCAGGTTCAGTCCACCACCTTGGAGCTCAATGATGAAGCCTGTCCCTACACCGAGGGCCACGGGGGAATCTCAGGCGAGCTCCGGATGGACGACACCTTGTCCCCGGTGGGAGGGGGAGAccccctgctctcctctgtctcgCCCGGAGCCTCTAAGGACAGCAGCTGCTCAGGCAGCATAAGCATGGAAGAGAACGACCATGGCTGTTAG